The genome window ACAGTGCTGAGAATGCAAATATATTAAAATAGGTTTGTTATCCCGCTTGGCATAAGGGATAACCCTTTCTAACCCTTCTTTCGACATATAACTAATACCTCTAACTTCAGAATAAGCTTTTGAGGTAAAGTTGATAAGAATAAATAAAACAATAATATTTCGTAGATTCATTTTTTATTTTTTACAGTACAAAAATAGGTCGAATTTTATACCGAAAACACACATTTTAACTATTGGTATCATATTGTGTCTGAACGGTTCATTATTTTAGCCAATCCATATTTTAGAGGGGTTTAAGATTGAATTTGGGTCAAAAGAGGTTTTAATGGACTTATAGATTTCAATTAAATGCGGGTGAATAAATTTTTGGAAATAGGGTCTTTGCACATGTCCTATTCCGTGCTCCCCAGAAATTGTTCCACCTAGTTCGAAACATTTGGCGAATATTTTTTCAATAGCTTTGGGAATTGTTTGTTGCCAGTATGCGTCCTCCAAATTGTCTTTTAATATATTGATGTGCAAGTTCCCATCGCCAGCATGGCCATATATAATAGTTCGAAAATGGTATTCAGTTTCTATCAAAGCAATTTCTTCCAATAGCTCTGGCAAATGAAAACGTGGTATTACCGTGTCTTCTTCTTTGTATATATTGTTGTGCTTTGCTGCCTCACCTATACTGCGACGTACCTTCCACATATTTTCTTTTTGGTCGGCACTATCGAATGTATAAATTTCCAAACAATTATTTGTATATAATATTTCGGATGCTTGCATTGCTTCTGCTTCCAAAGTTTGAATATGATTCCCATCAAACTCAATTAATAGGAAAGCATTGGAACCTGCAGGGTAATCGAAGGTTCTGCCCAAATAGGTTAATGAAGTTTGTAAAGCCCTTTGTGTTATAAACTCGCAAGCAGAAGGTGTGAGGCCAGCTTGAAATAACTTCGCCACATTTTTGCAAGCATCTACATTGTTTTGGAAACAGGCCAACATCAAAAAATCATAGCGGGGGAGGGGTATTAATTTCAAAACAATCTTTGTTACAATTCCCAAGGTGCCCTCGCTGCCCACCATCAGTTGTGTTATATTATATCCAGTGGAGTTTTTGAGTACATTGGCTCCTGTATTTATTATATCGCCATTGGCCAAAACTACTTCTAAATTGAGCACGTAGTCTTTGGTGGTGCCATATTTTACAGCCTTGGGGCCGCCGCTGCTGTGGGCTATATTTCCACCAAGCGAACATGAACCTTTGCTTGCTGGGTCGGGAGGATAGAAGAGCAGTTTTTCTTTTGCCGCTATCTGTAATGCTTCATTTATAACCCCTGGTTCCACTATGGCCTGAAGGTTTTGCTCATCAATTTGTATGATGCTATTCAGCTTTTTAAGGTTTAGCACCACACCTCCCATCACAGGCAAAGCTCCGCCACTTAGGCCAGTACCAGCTCCTCGTGTGGTAACAGGTATGATGTGTTGGTTACAATACTTTAATATCTTGCTTATTTCTATTGTATTTGCAGGCACAAGTACAACCTCAGGCATAAAAGAAAGATCTTCGGTTTCGTCTTTCGAATTAAGTTCTAAGGTTTCTGCGTCAATATATACATTTTCGAAACCTATTAGGGATTCAAAAAATTCTAAATCTGGCGATGATATTTTTTTATACATATACAATTAGGCAAAAGTATATAATATATATGTGACATGTAGCATTTTAAAATTAACAATAGTGGCTTCAAGTTTGTCTTATAACTTAGTAGCCTCTATATGCAAAGAACTTCGCTACTCATCCTAATTTCGTTGTTGATAAATTCTTGTTTCAAGCATTTTATCAAATCGGATCAAGCAATTGAGAAACATTACAGTAACAAATCGGTGAAACCTGTTTACCACACATTAGATACGCTAGGGTTAAAAGTACATTACGCTACGGTGGGTTCCGATAGCACACTTCCTCTATTGGTATTGGTACACGGTGCTCCAGGTGCATGGTTTCGCTGAATGGCACAATTGGATGATACCATTTTGCAAAAACTTTAGAATGCTGGCACTCGCCAGGCCCGGTTATAATAAATCGCGACAATGTAGAACTGTAAACGATATTGATACCCAAACTCTGGTTCTTACCAAACTTATAGAAATGAACAAGTGGGGAAAGAAAGAAATAGTGATCGGGAGATCGTACGGAAGCCCGATTGCAGCTATGGCCACGGCCCAGCACCCCGAGTGGCAGACCATTTTATAGCATATAAAAGACCTGAATTGGTAAGGGAGGAGTGATGGCACTATTGCCTAAATTGGATTTGGTTCCTAAGAAATAAAACCAAAATACTATGCTCAATAGGTTCAGCAAGCTTGCTGAATAATTATTTCAGCCTCTCTTTGCTAAATAGTAAATACAGTAAAAAAATTACTCAGGACAAACAATCTCGCCCTCGGCAGTCTTCTCACCTTTCTCGCTTTTGGCAGTATATTTATATTTGCCCGGTTTTTTCATCAGCGATGTTTTGTTGCGAAACACCACATCAATGGCACCAGCATATTTGCCTTCAAGAAAAATATAAATTTTACCACAGTCGGTACAATCGCAAGAAAATTCTATCATATCAACCAAACTTTCATCAACCATAGTGGTCGATTTATCGTCCTTTTGTTTAATTGCAGTTACTTTTAAATCCAAATCTTCATTGGGCTTGAAGCTGCTAACAGAAAGCGTAATGGCAGCAATTAAAACAATATATACTAATTTTTTCATAATGATAATTACTTAAAGAGTTATCTTTTAATAGGTGCTTTAGGCGTTTTAGGTTTTGGGCCTTCTTTCTTGGGTTTTTCTGGTAAGCGTTTGGTGATAAAGTTTTTACCTGTAACTTTCACAGTTGTGCGGCGGTTAGACTGATGTTCTGTATCGGAACATTTAATAGAAGGTTCCATTCCTTTTTCTTTTTCACACGCACAATCGTTCACTAAATATGTTTCACCATATCCTTTGGCAGTGAGCCTTTCTTTTTCTACACCGTTACGAATAAGATAATCAACAGCAGAGTCGGCACGTCGTTGTGAGAGGTTGATATTATAATCATATGTCGCACGACAATCGGTATGCGAACCGAGTTCGATAGTGATTTTTGGATACTTATTCATGATACCGATCAGGGAGTCTAATATTAAAGATGCATCTGGACGAATGCGGGCACTATCCAAATCGTAATAAACTCCAGGAACATTAAAATAGTCACCGATGGGCAATTCATCCAAACAAAAATCTTGACGCAGGGTAGTGGAGACTTCAATACCCATCGTAGAAACTTCTTCAACCTTACTATCAATATATAGGTCTTCACGTTTTTGAGCATATAAACTATACTCGGCATTGGGTTTCAAATTGCATTTGGTTTTGTATTCACCTTTAGAATCTGTTTTTATAATAAGCACTTCGCTATTGATACTATTGTTAATAGTAACAGTTGCATTGGCTATGGGTTGTTTATCTACACAACCAACAACTTTCCCCACCAAGCAAATTTCCATGGGTAATAAATAGAAGCGATATATATCGTCTCCTCCTTTACCACCAGGTCTGTTTGAAGTGAAATAACCAGTCTCTCTGGTTTTGTCGCAAATCAAGGCGAAGTCATCCCCGCCAGTGTTTATCGGCCATTTCATATTCTTGGGTTTGGTCCATTCTTTACCAACACCTGCTGAATAAAAAATATCCATTCCGCCCATCCCAGGATGTCCACTTGAGGCAAAGAACAAAGTTCCGTCTTCATGTATCCAAGGATAAACTTCGTCTTTAATAGTAT of Bacteroidota bacterium contains these proteins:
- a CDS encoding alpha/beta hydrolase is translated as MLALARPGYNKSRQCRTVNDIDTQTLVLTKLIEMNKWGKKEIVIGRSYGSPIAAMATAQHPEWQTIL
- a CDS encoding FAD-linked oxidase C-terminal domain-containing protein, with protein sequence MYKKISSPDLEFFESLIGFENVYIDAETLELNSKDETEDLSFMPEVVLVPANTIEISKILKYCNQHIIPVTTRGAGTGLSGGALPVMGGVVLNLKKLNSIIQIDEQNLQAIVEPGVINEALQIAAKEKLLFYPPDPASKGSCSLGGNIAHSSGGPKAVKYGTTKDYVLNLEVVLANGDIINTGANVLKNSTGYNITQLMVGSEGTLGIVTKIVLKLIPLPRYDFLMLACFQNNVDACKNVAKLFQAGLTPSACEFITQRALQTSLTYLGRTFDYPAGSNAFLLIEFDGNHIQTLEAEAMQASEILYTNNCLEIYTFDSADQKENMWKVRRSIGEAAKHNNIYKEEDTVIPRFHLPELLEEIALIETEYHFRTIIYGHAGDGNLHINILKDNLEDAYWQQTIPKAIEKIFAKCFELGGTISGEHGIGHVQRPYFQKFIHPHLIEIYKSIKTSFDPNSILNPSKIWIG
- a CDS encoding OmpA family protein encodes the protein MTKITLKQSAIMMIALVILGFSCGSGKDTIQKGKLLEENLAYGEAAKVYKNVYNKSKTKPERAEAAYRAAEAYYRADNFKDAEKWFRTALKQEYNDPLIGYYIGRIEMLNEHYEQAIVEFSNYKKSNPNDSLADIMIAGSEQALKWKKDKPKYRIENCKVINTRYFDYAPAYYKKDQILFTSDRPGGVGTVKYPWTSGGFSDIYSTTINLKTSQMKTPVLLKGKINSKFNDGSCQADKKGKIYLTICNGRDGKEKRCKVYSCEDNGKEYAAPELLNFNNDSLYQTTDPSISPDGETLYFVSDMDGGIGGLDIWFVRFNKKTKDWGEPVNCGPTINTIKDEVYPWIHEDGTLFFASSGHPGMGGMDIFYSAGVGKEWTKPKNMKWPINTGGDDFALICDKTRETGYFTSNRPGGKGGDDIYRFYLLPMEICLVGKVVGCVDKQPIANATVTINNSINSEVLIIKTDSKGEYKTKCNLKPNAEYSLYAQKREDLYIDSKVEEVSTMGIEVSTTLRQDFCLDELPIGDYFNVPGVYYDLDSARIRPDASLILDSLIGIMNKYPKITIELGSHTDCRATYDYNINLSQRRADSAVDYLIRNGVEKERLTAKGYGETYLVNDCACEKEKGMEPSIKCSDTEHQSNRRTTVKVTGKNFITKRLPEKPKKEGPKPKTPKAPIKR